The window GGGCGTTCGCCCGGCAGTTGCTGATCCGCGGAGTCCAGGAACCGATCCGCGTCCTGTGCACCCGCGAGCTGCAGGTGTCCATTGCCGACAGCGTCCACAAGCTGCTCTCCGACCAGATCGCAGCGCTCGGGCTCGGCGGCTGGTACGCGATCCAGCAGCAGACGATCCGCGGGCGCAACGGGAGCGAGTTCATCTTCTCGGGCCTCCGATCGAACGTCACGAAGATCAAGTCGATGGAAGGCGTTGACGTCGTCTGGGTCGAAGAGGCCGAGACGGTCAGCGAAGAGAGCTGGCGCATCCTGATCCCGACGATCCGCAAGAAGGGCTCCGAGATTTGGGTGTCGTTCAACCCGCGCGAAGAGAGCGATCCGACGTATAGACGTTTCGTCGTGAATCCGCCGCCGGACGCCGTCGTCGTCAAGATCGGCTGGCAAGACAATCCTTGGTTCCCGGCCGAGCTACGCCGGGAGAAGGAGTACGACTATTCCGTCGATCCCGACGCCGCCGCGCACGTTTGGGGCGGGGAATGCCGCTCGCAGAGCGATGCGCAGGTGCTCAAGGGGAAGGTCGTCGTCGAGTCGTTCGACCCGCGCCCCGAATGGTCCGGCCCGTACTACGGCGCGGATTGGGGCTTCGCGAAGGATCCGACCACGCTCGTTCGCGCCTACGTGGACGAAGAGACGCGCACGCTCTACGTGGACGCGGAAGCCTACGGCGTCGGCGTTGACATCGACGCGACGCCGGCCCTCTTCGACGGCGTTCCCGGCGCCCGCGACCACGCGATGCGCGCCGATTCCGCGCGGCCGGAAACCATCAGCTACATGAAGCGCAACGGCTACCCGCGCATCGTCGGCGTCGAGAAATGGCAAGGCTCCGTCGAGGACGGGATCGCGTTCCTGCGCTCGTTCGCGCGCATCGTCGTGCATCCGCGCTGCCGCCACGTGGCGGAAGAGGCGCGCCTGTATTCGTACCGCGTGGACCGCCTGACCGGCGACGTCCTGCCGATCGTCGAGGACGCGCACAACCACACGATGGACGCCCTCCGCTACGCCCTGCAGCCGCTCATCCGGCGCGCGGGCGGCGGCTGGGGCCGATTCCTCTCGAAGCGTGCGGCCGGCGCCGAGGCCGGCGTGAAGGAGGCCGCGGGTGCTTAGGCGCATCGTCAAGGCGGCGCGGCAGGTGGCCGAACGCGCGGACCTCGCGGATCAAGCGGAGGCCCTGCTGTCCGGCCGGTGGAACGTCTCGGGATCGCAGACCGACCCCGCGCGCGTCGCGGTCAACGACGCCGCGGTCGCCGGCGACGGCCGGCCCATGGCCCCCGCGCCGCCGATCCAGCCGACCGAGCCGCTCGGCCGCTCTCCGCGCGCGTGGGTGCCGCCGCTCGGCTGGAATCTCGGCACGGTCCCGCGCGGCAACGTCCCCGGCCTGACGCCGGTCGCCACGCTGCGCGCGGTCGCCTCGTGGGACCTCGTGCGTTGCGCGATCAACGACCTCATCGGCCAGATCGTCGGCCTCGATTGGGTCGCGCGCGGCAAGTCGGACCTTCGCGGAGACCCGGACCCAGCGGACCTCGCCCGCGCCAAGGCGTTCCTTGCGATGCCGGACGCGGCGAACCGCGTTCCGCTGCGCGCGTGGCTCGTGCGCGCGGTCGAGGAAGTCGTCGTCACCGACGCCCTGTCCCTCGTTCCGCGCCGCGCGCTCGACGGGACGCCGCTCGGCCTGACGCAGATCGACGGAGCGACAATCTGCCCGCGCGTGGACGTCTACGGCGAGTACCCGTTGCCGCCGGCGACGGCCTACCAGCAGATCGTCTACGGCCGTCCCGAGACGGACTTCACGTTGCCCGGCGGCGACGCTCCGCTCTGGTACGTCCCGATGAGCCCGCGCGTCGATTCGCCCTACGGGCGCTCGCGCGTCGAGGCGATCCTGTTGACGGCCAATCTGGCCGCGCGAAGCAACAACTTTGACCTGAGCTGGTTCACCGAAGGCAACATCCCCGAGGCGATCTACGGGATGCCCGCCGACGTCGGCGAAGAGGCCCTGCAGAAGATGCAGGACTACTTCGACGAGAAGTTCGCGGGCGTCGATCACGCGCGCTCTGGCCGCGTCGCGCTCCTGCCCGACGGCAAGCTGATGCAGTTCCAGCAGCGGCAATGGAGCTACGACAACGCCGAGTGGTGGGGGCGGCTGATCTGCTGGGCGATCGGCGTCTCGAATTTGCCGCTCGCCAAGATGATGAATCGCGCCACGAGCGAGCAGGCCGAGAAGGGCTCGACCGACTCCGGCACGAAGCCGGTCGCCAAGTTCGTCGCGGAAATCCTGACGCGCTACCTCGCCGACGAGCTCGGCATCGCGGACGTCGAAATCGCGGTGGACGACGCGGAGGCGATCGCCCCCGAGACGGCGCAGGCCCGCGACGAAGGCGACGCGCGAAGCGGCCTCCGCACGCTCAACGAAATCCGATCCGAGCGCGGCCTGCCGCCGTACCCCGACGCGATCGGCGCGCGGCCGTTCGTCATCACGGGCTCGGGCCCGGTCTACTTCGACCAGCCGCAGCCGGCCGCGGCTCCCGCGACTCCGCAGCCCGCCGCGCCTCCGCAGGACGACGACGCCGAGGCGAAGGCCGAGCTGATGCGCTGGCGCAAGGTCGCGCGGAAGTGCGTCAAGGCGGCGCGCCCCGTGCGCGACTTCGCGAGCGACGTTCTGCCCGAGTCGCGCCGCGCCCCGCTGGCCGCGCTCCTCAAATGCGCGCGCGACGACCGGCAAGTCGAGCACCTGTTCAAGGCGGCCATGGTCGGCCACGGTCACGGCTCCCGCGCGTGGTCGCGCTCCGAGGCGACGATCCGCTCGGCCGTCGAGGACTGGCTTGAGTCGGTCGCCCCGGCCGTCCGCAATTGGGCGGCGATGCGGGCGAGCGCGCGCAAGGCGTCCGGCGACGTTCCGCGCCCGCCGGTGGACGTGCCGGAGCGCGACGCGGAGATGATCCGGGAAGCCCTGGTCGAGATGCAGACGGGCGGTCGAGCGGACGCGGCGATCGCGTTGAAGGCCACGCTCGACGCCGACCCGGCTCGCGCGCGGGCCTACGCCGCGAAGCGCGCGGCCGAGCTCGTCGGACGCCGCATCGTCGGCGGCGACGCGGAGTCCGGCTACGAGACGGCCGCGAATCCGAACCCGCGGTGGGCGATCACCGAGACGTTGCGCGATGACCTCCGCTCGCTCGTCGAGCGGTCGCTCGAGGAAGGCGCGAGCCCGCAGGAAATCGCGTCGCGCGTGGACGAGCTGCTGGCCGACCCGGAGCGCGCCGAGACGATCGCGCGCACCGAGACTGGCTTCGCGTACAACGCCGGCGCGGCGGACGGATATCGGGAGCTCGGCGTCGAGCGCGTCGAGGTGCTCGACGGAGACGGCTGCCTGCCGGACGGACACGACGACGGCGCGCCCGAGCCCGACGACGGCGACGGCGTCCAGCCCGACGCGCAGGCGAACGGGCAGACGTGGGACGTATCCGACTTCGCGCGTTACCCCCTCGGGCATCCCCGCTGCGTGCGGGCCGCGGTGCCCGTCACGGAGGCGTGACCTATGGCTTCCCCGATGACCCTCCTCGCGTCGGCGACGCAGACCGGCAGCGCCAGCGGGGCGACGATCCCGCTGAACACCGTGTCGATGCTCGACGCGATTCTCACCGTGACCGCGACGAGCGGCACGATCACCGCCTTCAAGCTCTGGCTCGAAGGCAGCGTGGACGGCGGCACGACGTGGGCCCCGATGGCCCCCGACGTGACCGCCGACGCCTCCGCGCTCACCTGCGCGTGGACGGCCGCGACGCCGTTCGTGGTCAACGTCTCCGCGGCTCCGGCCCTGCAGTCGTGGGTTGCGCGGTACAAGCAGACCCCATGCAACGCGGTGCGCGTGCGGTGGACGCTGACGGGCACGACCCCGAGCGTCACGTTCGCCGTGCTCGCGTGCGGGAAGTGAGGCGCTCCGTGAAGCCGCTGGTCCGGTTCGCGCTGACGAAGATCGACGAGGACCAACGTCTCGTATACGGCGTCGCCGCGGCCGAGGAAGTGGACAAGAGCGGAGAGATTCTCGACTACGAGTCGAGCAAGCCGCTCATCGCCCAATGGAGCGAAGAGGCGCGCAAGGCTACGGAAGCCGCGGGGCAGGAGACGAGCTACGGCAACGTGCGCGTCATGCACGGAATGACCGTCGCCGGACCGCTGCGGTCGATCGAGTTCGACGACGCCGCGAAGTCCGTCAGCGTCTGCGCGCACGTCGTGGACGACGCGACTTGGAACATGGTCGCGGCCGGCGGCTACACCGGCTTCTCGATCGGCGGCGACTACGCGAAACGCTGGTACGACCCGCAGGCGAAGGCGGTGCGCTACACCGCCGCGCCGAAGGAAATGAGCATCGTCGATAACCCGTGCATCGGATCGGCCCATTTCACCGTGGTGAAGGCCGACGGCGCTACGGAGACTCGCGCCTTCCGCGCGATGGAGGCACGCATGGATTGGGAATCGTTGGTCAAGGTGTACGCGCGCGGGCGGCTCGCAAAAGACCTTTCGAGCGCCGGCGACGCGAGCGCGACGCTGCAGGGCATCCGCGAAGGCATGGCCGCGCTGGTCGAGAACCTCTCCGACCCGAGCGGGCTGCAGGCCGCCATCGACAAGTTCGACGCCGCGGCGATCAAGGCCCTGCAGGCGGAAATCGCCGCGAGCGCCGAAGAAGAGGCCAAGCCCGCGGACGACGCGGAAGCCGCCGAAGGCGACGCTCCGGCCGAGGCCGAGGCGAAGGACGCGGGACTCGAGGATGCGGCCGGGATGAAGCCCGCGGACCCGAAGCCGGACGACGCCAAGCCCGCCGCCGACGTTCCCGCGGCCACCGACAACCCGAAGATCCCCGGCAAGCCGCAGCCCGTTGACGGCAAGCCGAAGGAAGATTCCGACGACGCCGACAAGTGCACCGGCCCGACGCAGAAGGCGGCGGACGCGGACGGCGAAGGCGAGCTGCGGAAGCTCGCGACGGCCGCTCGCGCGGAAGCCGCGGAACTGAAGGCCGCGCTGCAAAAGAGCGTCGCCGACCACGCCGCGCTCGCCGAGAAGTACGAGGCGCTCGCGGCCCGCGTCGAAAGCCTCGCCAAGACCGCCGCCCCGATCGGCCGACCCGCCGAGAACGTCGCGAAGACGCTCGGCGTCGAAAGCCTGATCGCGCGCGGCGACGCCTTCGCCACGGTCTCCGACGTGAACGACGCGCTCGACACGCTCCGCAAGGCGGGGGCGAGCGCGGAAACGCTGACGAAGCTGACCATCGAGGCCGCCGCCGCGACCTGCCGGCGCGGCTGACGAGATGGGGCGGCGGGGGTCGCTCCCCGCGCTCGGAACGCCAGCCGAGCGCAGCCGCCCCGATTCACCCACTGGCGCGCGGCTACTGGCGTCCGCCTGAGAGCGGACAATGGACCTCAACGAAATCACGCGCGAGACGCTGGCGAAAGCCACCGAGCTCACGTCGCGGAACATCGCCAAGGCGAGCCTCGCCAAGGCGACCGCGGACGGTTCCAGCTACCTCACCGGCTACAACCTCAAGGACACCGCCATCCTGCTGCAGAACCTGAGCAGCGAATGGCGCAAGACCATTCCCCGCCGCACGGTCGGCGGCAAGCAGTACGACTACCGCCGCATCGTCTCCGTCAGCCCGAGCGGCGCGTTCTTCGCCGCGGACGGCACGCGCTCCAACGGCATCAGCCTGACGACCGACAGCAAGACCGTCTCCTTCGCCTCCTATGGGCGCTTCTACGACATGAGCTGGGAAGCGGTCCTCGCCTCGAAGAACTTCGAGGACGTTCGGGCGCGCGTCCAGACGCTCGCGATGCTCGAAGCCCTGCGCGAAGAAGAGGCCATGATCCTCGGCTCGACCGTCTCCGCGGTCGGCGCTCCGACCGGCCTCTCCGTCACCGGCGCGGCCTCCGGCGGCTCCCTCGGCGCCGGCACCTACTACGCCACCGTCTGCGCGGTGACGATGGAAGGCGTGATCCAGACCGTGGTGGCGCGCCCGGACGCGAACGGCAAGTTCGACGCGAGCGCGACCGTCCCGGCGCTGCCGACGCGCGGCGTCTCCCCGGCCAGCACCGAGGCCAACTCCGGCGCGCTGTCCGGCAGCACCAACCAGATCACGCTCTCCTGCACCGCGGTGAAGAACGCCGTGGCGTACCTCTGGGGCGTCGGCACCTCGACGGGCGCGGAAAAGCTCCAGTGCATCACGACCGCGCCGAAGGTCGTCATCACCAACATCAACACCACCGGCGCGGCTCTTCCGAGCTCGGACACGACCGCCAACTCGAACGGCTTCGCGGGCATCATCCCGCAGCTCAACGCGAGCGGCAGCGGCGCCTACGTCAAGACGCTCGGCGCGAAGCTCAGCTCGCCGACCGGCTCGCACATCCCGGAAATCGCCGACGCCATCCAGGCGATCTTCGACAACACCAAGACCCAGCCCTCCCGCATCGTCTGCGGAGGCTACGACGCGCGCGTGCTCGACGCCGCCTACGGGACCGGCCCGAGCAACGACCGCGTCAACTACTACGTCCAGATGGGCGCGGACGGCCCGATGTTCAAGCCGGTCCGCGAAATCCCGTCTCCGATCGACGGCTCGTCCATCCCGATGGAAGTCTCCACGTGGCTCCCGGGCGGCACGATCCTGTTCCTGCAGGACCGCGTCACCTACCCGAGCGCCGAAATCCCGGCCCCTTGGGAAATGGTCATGGGCGCCGACGTAACGGGCTTGGACTACGCGATGACCAAGCCGTGCTACGAGGCGGAAATCCGCCTCAACGGCGCGCTCGTCGGCTACGCCCCGGCCCTGCAGGGGATGCTCGTGGACGTCCGCAACTACTGATTCCGACCGGGGCGGGGGCTTCGGCTCCCGCCCCTTCCCGACGCGGAGGCGCGGCGTGAACGAGAGCGAGACGCGGATTCCCATGGCGGCCCCGGACGGCACCACCGAGGTCGGCATTTCCGGCGGCGGCCATTACGTCGTCGAGGACGGCCGCGTGCTCGCGCTCCCCGAGCACGTCCCGTTCCTCGAGCGCGCCGGCTTCGTCGTCGAGGATAAGCGATGAGCGAGAAACGCAGTCCGCGCGGAGAGCCGCGCGAGAGCGCGCCCGCGAAGGCGCGCGAGCCGAGAGAAGGGCACGCCTTGATGGCGGCCCCCGAAGGCGCG is drawn from bacterium and contains these coding sequences:
- a CDS encoding PBSX family phage terminase large subunit produces the protein MTAAVAPDVIAAMPRKLAFLRKPARYKVAYGGRGGGKSWAFARQLLIRGVQEPIRVLCTRELQVSIADSVHKLLSDQIAALGLGGWYAIQQQTIRGRNGSEFIFSGLRSNVTKIKSMEGVDVVWVEEAETVSEESWRILIPTIRKKGSEIWVSFNPREESDPTYRRFVVNPPPDAVVVKIGWQDNPWFPAELRREKEYDYSVDPDAAAHVWGGECRSQSDAQVLKGKVVVESFDPRPEWSGPYYGADWGFAKDPTTLVRAYVDEETRTLYVDAEAYGVGVDIDATPALFDGVPGARDHAMRADSARPETISYMKRNGYPRIVGVEKWQGSVEDGIAFLRSFARIVVHPRCRHVAEEARLYSYRVDRLTGDVLPIVEDAHNHTMDALRYALQPLIRRAGGGWGRFLSKRAAGAEAGVKEAAGA
- a CDS encoding phage portal protein — protein: MLRRIVKAARQVAERADLADQAEALLSGRWNVSGSQTDPARVAVNDAAVAGDGRPMAPAPPIQPTEPLGRSPRAWVPPLGWNLGTVPRGNVPGLTPVATLRAVASWDLVRCAINDLIGQIVGLDWVARGKSDLRGDPDPADLARAKAFLAMPDAANRVPLRAWLVRAVEEVVVTDALSLVPRRALDGTPLGLTQIDGATICPRVDVYGEYPLPPATAYQQIVYGRPETDFTLPGGDAPLWYVPMSPRVDSPYGRSRVEAILLTANLAARSNNFDLSWFTEGNIPEAIYGMPADVGEEALQKMQDYFDEKFAGVDHARSGRVALLPDGKLMQFQQRQWSYDNAEWWGRLICWAIGVSNLPLAKMMNRATSEQAEKGSTDSGTKPVAKFVAEILTRYLADELGIADVEIAVDDAEAIAPETAQARDEGDARSGLRTLNEIRSERGLPPYPDAIGARPFVITGSGPVYFDQPQPAAAPATPQPAAPPQDDDAEAKAELMRWRKVARKCVKAARPVRDFASDVLPESRRAPLAALLKCARDDRQVEHLFKAAMVGHGHGSRAWSRSEATIRSAVEDWLESVAPAVRNWAAMRASARKASGDVPRPPVDVPERDAEMIREALVEMQTGGRADAAIALKATLDADPARARAYAAKRAAELVGRRIVGGDAESGYETAANPNPRWAITETLRDDLRSLVERSLEEGASPQEIASRVDELLADPERAETIARTETGFAYNAGAADGYRELGVERVEVLDGDGCLPDGHDDGAPEPDDGDGVQPDAQANGQTWDVSDFARYPLGHPRCVRAAVPVTEA